The following coding sequences lie in one Lelliottia jeotgali genomic window:
- a CDS encoding HflC protein, whose product MRKSVIAIIIIALVVLYTSIFVVKEGERGITMRFGKVLRDDENKPLVFEPGLHFKLPMIESVKMLDARIQTMDNQADRFVTKEKKDLIVDSYIKWRISDFSRYYLATGGGDVSQAEVLLKRKFSDRLRSEIGRLDVKDIVTDSRGRLTLEVRDALNSGTAGTEDEVATPAADDAIAKAAERVQAETNGKVPVMNPNSMAALGIEVVDVRIKQINLPAEVSEAIYSRMRAEREAVARRHRSQGQEEAEKLRATADYEVTKTLAESERQGRIMRGEGDAEAAKLFADAFSQDPDFYAFIRSLRAYENSFQSNQDVMVLSPDSDFFRYMKTPGNATR is encoded by the coding sequence ATGCGTAAGTCAGTTATTGCGATTATCATCATCGCGCTGGTCGTACTTTATACCTCCATCTTTGTGGTGAAAGAGGGCGAGCGCGGGATCACCATGCGCTTCGGTAAAGTTCTGCGTGACGATGAAAACAAACCACTGGTCTTCGAGCCGGGCCTGCACTTTAAGCTCCCGATGATTGAATCAGTGAAAATGCTCGACGCCCGTATCCAGACTATGGATAACCAGGCCGATCGTTTCGTTACCAAAGAGAAAAAAGACCTGATCGTTGATTCCTACATCAAATGGCGTATCAGTGACTTCAGCCGTTACTATCTGGCGACCGGCGGCGGTGACGTCTCCCAGGCAGAAGTGCTGCTGAAACGTAAGTTCTCTGACCGTCTGCGTTCTGAAATTGGTCGTCTGGATGTGAAAGACATCGTGACCGATTCCCGCGGTCGTCTGACTCTTGAAGTGCGTGATGCGCTGAACTCCGGTACAGCGGGCACGGAAGATGAAGTCGCCACGCCAGCCGCGGACGATGCAATCGCTAAAGCGGCTGAACGCGTTCAGGCTGAAACCAACGGCAAAGTGCCGGTGATGAACCCGAACAGTATGGCTGCGTTAGGTATCGAAGTGGTCGATGTGCGTATCAAGCAGATCAACCTGCCTGCCGAAGTGTCTGAAGCGATCTATAGCCGTATGCGCGCTGAGCGTGAAGCGGTTGCCCGTCGCCACCGTTCACAAGGTCAGGAAGAGGCTGAAAAGCTGCGCGCGACAGCGGATTACGAAGTGACGAAAACGCTGGCAGAATCTGAACGTCAAGGCCGCATTATGCGCGGTGAAGGCGATGCAGAAGCGGCGAAACTGTTTGCCGATGCCTTCAGCCAGGACCCGGATTTCTACGCCTTTATTCGTAGCCTGCGTGCGTACGAAAACAGCTTCCAGAGCAATCAGGATGTGATGGTGCTCAGCCCTGACAGCGATTTCTTCCGTTATATGAAGACGCCAGGCAACGCCACGCGATAA
- a CDS encoding membrane protein produces the protein MNSTILLALALVLVLEGLGPMLYPRAWRRMIATMTQLPDNILRRFGGGLVVAGVVIYYMLRKTIG, from the coding sequence ATGAATTCCACTATCTTGCTAGCATTAGCCTTGGTTTTGGTGCTCGAAGGGTTAGGACCGATGCTTTATCCACGCGCATGGCGTCGAATGATCGCCACCATGACCCAACTGCCGGATAATATTTTACGTCGTTTTGGCGGGGGTCTTGTGGTTGCTGGAGTGGTGATCTACTACATGTTGAGGAAAACGATTGGCTGA
- a CDS encoding Adenylosuccinate synthetase, translating to MPYIEAKKCCNSEKAVVESIFKQSVIFKMGNNVVVLGTQWGDEGKGKIVDLLTERAKYVVRYQGGHNAGHTLVINGEKTVLHLIPSGILRDNVTSIIGNGVVLSPAALMKEMKGLEDRGIPVRERLLLSEACPLILDYHVALDVAREKARGAKAIGTTGRGIGPAYEDKVARRGLRVGDLFDKATFAEKLKEVMEYHNFQLVNFYKADAVDYQKVLDDVMAVADILTGMVVDVSDLLDQARKRGDFVMFEGAQGTLLDIDHGTYPYVTSSNTTAGGVATGSGLGPRYVDYVLGIIKAYSTRVGAGPFPTELFDDIGEFLCKQGNEFGATTGRRRRTGWLDAVAVRRAVQINSLSGFCLTKLDVLDGLKEVKICVGYRMPDGREVTTTPLAADDWEGIEPIYESMPGWSETTFGVKERSGLPKAALDYIKRIEELTEVPIDIISTGPDRTETMILRDPFDA from the coding sequence TTGCCTTATATTGAGGCCAAAAAGTGCTGTAACTCTGAAAAAGCGGTGGTAGAATCCATTTTTAAGCAATCGGTGATTTTTAAAATGGGTAACAACGTTGTCGTACTGGGCACCCAATGGGGTGACGAAGGTAAAGGGAAGATCGTCGATCTTCTGACTGAACGTGCTAAATATGTTGTACGCTATCAGGGTGGTCATAACGCTGGCCATACTCTCGTAATCAACGGTGAAAAGACCGTCCTCCATCTTATTCCATCAGGTATTCTTCGTGACAATGTGACCAGCATCATCGGTAACGGTGTTGTGCTGTCTCCTGCTGCGCTGATGAAAGAGATGAAAGGCCTGGAAGACCGTGGTATCCCGGTTCGTGAGCGTCTGCTGCTCTCCGAAGCCTGCCCGCTGATCCTCGACTATCACGTCGCACTGGACGTAGCGCGCGAAAAAGCACGCGGTGCAAAAGCTATCGGCACCACCGGCCGTGGCATCGGCCCTGCTTACGAAGATAAAGTTGCTCGTCGCGGTCTGCGCGTTGGCGACCTGTTCGACAAAGCCACCTTCGCTGAAAAACTGAAAGAAGTGATGGAATATCACAACTTCCAGCTGGTGAATTTCTACAAAGCTGACGCCGTTGACTACCAGAAAGTGCTGGATGATGTCATGGCGGTAGCGGATATCCTGACCGGTATGGTTGTGGATGTGTCCGACCTGCTGGACCAGGCGCGCAAACGTGGCGATTTCGTCATGTTCGAAGGCGCACAGGGTACGCTGCTGGATATCGACCACGGTACCTATCCGTACGTGACTTCCTCTAACACCACCGCAGGTGGCGTGGCAACGGGCTCCGGCCTGGGCCCACGTTATGTGGATTACGTTCTGGGTATCATCAAAGCTTACTCCACTCGCGTGGGTGCAGGTCCATTCCCTACCGAACTGTTTGATGACATCGGCGAGTTCCTGTGCAAACAAGGTAACGAGTTTGGCGCGACCACTGGTCGTCGTCGTCGTACCGGTTGGCTGGATGCTGTTGCTGTGCGTCGTGCAGTGCAGATTAACTCCCTGTCTGGCTTCTGCCTGACCAAGCTGGACGTGCTGGACGGCCTGAAAGAAGTGAAAATCTGCGTCGGTTACCGTATGCCAGATGGCCGCGAAGTGACCACTACTCCGCTGGCAGCTGACGACTGGGAAGGTATCGAGCCGATTTACGAATCCATGCCAGGCTGGTCCGAAACCACCTTTGGTGTGAAAGAGCGTAGCGGTCTGCCGAAAGCCGCGCTGGACTACATCAAGCGTATCGAAGAACTGACCGAAGTGCCGATCGACATTATCTCTACCGGCCCTGACCGTACTGAAACCATGATCCTGCGCGACCCGTTCGACGCATAA
- a CDS encoding Nitrite-sensitive transcriptional repressor NsrR: protein MQLTSFTDYGLRALIYMASLPQGQMTSISEVTEVYGVSRNHMVKIINQLSRAGYVTAVRGKNGGIRLGKPAQSIRVGDVVRELEPLTLVNCSSEFCHITPACRLKQALSKAVQSFLKELDNYTLADLVEENQPLYKLLLVE from the coding sequence GTGCAGTTAACGAGTTTCACCGATTACGGCTTGCGTGCGCTGATTTACATGGCGTCGTTGCCACAAGGACAGATGACCAGTATCTCTGAGGTGACAGAGGTCTACGGCGTGTCCCGTAATCATATGGTCAAAATAATCAATCAACTTAGCCGTGCGGGATACGTGACTGCCGTCCGCGGGAAAAACGGGGGGATTCGTCTCGGTAAACCAGCGCAGAGTATTCGTGTTGGGGATGTGGTACGTGAACTGGAGCCGCTGACTCTGGTGAATTGCAGCAGCGAGTTCTGCCACATCACTCCCGCTTGCCGCCTGAAACAGGCGCTTTCTAAGGCTGTGCAAAGTTTTCTCAAGGAACTGGATAACTACACGCTGGCCGATTTGGTTGAAGAGAATCAACCGCTGTATAAATTATTGCTGGTGGAATGA
- a CDS encoding 3'-to-5' exoribonuclease RNase R produces the protein MSHDPFQEREAEKYANPIPSREFIIEHLTKREKPANREELAVELNIEGEEQIEALRRRLRAMERDGQLVFTRRQCYALPERLDLLKGIVIGHRDGYGFLRVEGRKDDLYLSSEQMKMCIHGDQILAQPLGADRKGRREARVVRVLVPKTSQIVGRYFTDAGVGFVVPDDSRLSFDILIPPEEVMGARMGFVVVVELTQRPTRRTKAIGKIVEVLGDNMGTSMAVDMALRTHEIPHVWPTAVEEQVKDLKEQVPEEAKVGRVDLRDLPLVTIDGEDARDFDDAVFCEKKRGGGWRLWVAIADVSYYVRTNTPLDSEARSRGTSVYFPSQVVPMLPEVLSNGLCSLNPQVDRLCMVCEMTISTKGRLTGYKFYEAVMSSHARLTYTKVWHMLQGDQELREQYAPLVKHIEELHSLYKVLDQAREERGGISFESEEAKFIFNAERRIERIEQTQRNDAHKLIEECMILANISAARFVEKAKEPALFRIHDKPTTEAITAFRSVLAELGLELPGGSKPEPRDYAELLESIGDRPDAEMLQTMLLRSMKQAIYDPENRGHFGLALQSYAHFTSPIRRYPDLSLHRAIKYLLAQEQGHKGNTTETGGYHYSMEEMLQLGQHCSMAERRADEATRDVADWLKCDFMLDQVGNVFKGVIASVTGFGFFVRLDELFIDGLVHVSSLDNDYYRYDQVGQRLTGESGGQTYRLGDRVEVKVEAVNMDERKIDFSLISSERAPRNVGKTEREKARKGPNGKTSGKRRQTGKKVNFEPDAAFRGDKGKPAPKPPKAKKEKGAKKPSAKTQKIAAATKAKRAAKKKVAE, from the coding sequence ATGTCACATGATCCTTTCCAGGAACGCGAAGCAGAAAAGTACGCGAATCCTATCCCAAGCCGCGAGTTCATCATCGAACACTTAACTAAACGCGAAAAGCCCGCTAATCGTGAAGAACTTGCCGTTGAATTAAACATTGAAGGCGAAGAGCAAATTGAAGCCCTTCGCCGCCGCCTGCGCGCTATGGAGCGCGACGGCCAGCTGGTCTTTACCCGCCGCCAGTGCTATGCCCTGCCGGAACGTCTCGACCTGCTGAAAGGCATCGTTATCGGTCATCGCGATGGCTACGGCTTCCTGCGCGTCGAAGGACGCAAGGATGACCTGTACCTGTCATCTGAACAGATGAAAATGTGCATCCACGGCGATCAGATCCTGGCGCAGCCGTTAGGGGCTGACCGCAAGGGCCGCCGTGAGGCACGCGTGGTTCGCGTACTGGTGCCGAAAACCAGCCAGATTGTCGGGCGTTACTTCACCGACGCGGGCGTTGGCTTTGTGGTGCCGGACGACAGCCGTCTTAGCTTCGACATCCTGATCCCGCCGGAAGAAGTGATGGGCGCGCGCATGGGCTTCGTGGTGGTGGTTGAACTCACCCAGCGTCCAACGCGTCGCACCAAAGCGATTGGTAAGATCGTGGAAGTGCTGGGCGATAACATGGGTACCAGCATGGCCGTGGATATGGCGTTGCGTACGCATGAAATTCCACACGTCTGGCCAACCGCTGTTGAAGAGCAGGTCAAAGACCTGAAAGAACAGGTGCCGGAAGAGGCCAAAGTGGGCCGCGTGGATCTGCGCGATCTGCCGCTGGTCACTATCGATGGCGAAGATGCCCGCGACTTTGATGACGCCGTCTTCTGCGAGAAAAAACGCGGCGGCGGCTGGCGTTTGTGGGTGGCGATTGCGGACGTGAGCTATTACGTGCGCACCAACACCCCGCTGGACAGTGAAGCCCGCAGCCGTGGTACGTCGGTGTACTTCCCGTCGCAGGTGGTCCCAATGCTGCCAGAAGTGCTCTCCAACGGCCTCTGCTCCCTGAACCCACAGGTCGATCGCCTGTGTATGGTCTGCGAAATGACCATCTCCACCAAAGGGCGTTTAACCGGCTACAAATTCTATGAAGCGGTGATGAGCTCGCATGCGCGCCTGACGTACACCAAAGTCTGGCACATGCTGCAGGGCGATCAGGAACTGCGCGAGCAGTACGCGCCGCTGGTGAAACACATTGAAGAGCTGCATAGCCTCTACAAAGTGCTGGATCAGGCGCGCGAAGAGCGCGGCGGGATCTCCTTTGAGAGCGAAGAAGCGAAGTTTATCTTCAACGCCGAGCGCCGCATCGAACGTATCGAGCAGACGCAGCGTAACGATGCGCACAAACTGATTGAAGAGTGCATGATCCTGGCGAACATTTCGGCGGCGCGTTTCGTTGAGAAAGCCAAAGAGCCTGCGCTGTTCCGTATTCATGATAAACCAACCACCGAAGCGATCACCGCATTCCGTTCTGTGCTGGCGGAGCTGGGTCTGGAACTGCCGGGCGGCAGCAAACCAGAACCGCGCGACTACGCCGAGCTGCTGGAGTCGATTGGCGATCGCCCTGACGCAGAAATGCTGCAAACCATGCTTCTGCGCTCGATGAAACAGGCGATTTACGACCCAGAAAACCGTGGTCACTTCGGCCTGGCGCTACAGTCTTACGCGCACTTTACCTCTCCGATCCGTCGTTACCCGGATCTGTCACTGCACCGCGCCATTAAGTATCTGTTGGCGCAAGAGCAGGGGCACAAAGGAAATACCACCGAAACCGGCGGCTACCATTATTCTATGGAAGAAATGCTCCAGCTCGGTCAGCACTGTTCAATGGCGGAACGTCGTGCAGACGAAGCGACGCGTGACGTGGCTGACTGGCTGAAGTGTGATTTCATGCTGGATCAGGTGGGCAACGTCTTTAAAGGCGTCATTGCCAGCGTCACCGGCTTTGGTTTCTTCGTGCGTCTCGACGAGCTGTTCATCGACGGTCTGGTTCACGTCTCGTCTCTGGACAACGATTACTATCGCTACGACCAGGTCGGACAGCGTCTGACGGGTGAATCCGGTGGCCAGACTTACCGTCTGGGCGATCGTGTGGAAGTCAAAGTTGAAGCCGTCAACATGGACGAGCGTAAGATTGATTTCAGCCTGATCTCCAGCGAACGTGCGCCGCGTAACGTCGGTAAAACCGAACGTGAAAAGGCCAGAAAAGGGCCGAACGGTAAAACCAGCGGCAAACGTCGCCAGACAGGTAAGAAGGTGAACTTCGAGCCAGATGCCGCTTTCCGTGGTGATAAAGGCAAACCAGCGCCGAAACCACCGAAAGCCAAGAAAGAGAAAGGCGCGAAAAAACCGTCGGCTAAGACTCAGAAAATAGCGGCCGCGACTAAAGCGAAGCGTGCGGCGAAGAAAAAAGTGGCGGAGTGA
- a CDS encoding 23S rRNA (guanosine-2'-O-) -methyltransferase rlmB, whose amino-acid sequence MIYGIHAVQALLERAPERFQEVYILKGREDKRLLPLIHALEAQGVVIQLASRQFLDEKSEGAVHQGIIARAKPGRQYQENDLPDLIAQLDNPFFLILDGVTDPHNLGACLRSADAAGVHAVIVPRDRSAQLNATAKKVACGAAENVPLIRVTNLARTMRQLQEENIWIVGTAGEADHTLYQSKMTGRMALVMGAEGEGMRRLTREHCDELISIPMAGSVSSLNVSVATGICLFEAVRQRG is encoded by the coding sequence ATGATTTACGGCATCCATGCGGTGCAGGCCCTGCTGGAGCGCGCACCGGAGCGTTTTCAGGAAGTTTATATTCTGAAAGGGCGTGAGGATAAACGTCTGCTGCCGCTGATCCATGCTCTGGAAGCCCAGGGCGTGGTGATTCAGCTGGCGAGCCGCCAGTTCCTCGACGAGAAAAGCGAGGGTGCCGTTCACCAGGGGATTATCGCCCGTGCGAAGCCGGGTCGTCAGTATCAGGAAAACGATCTGCCGGATCTGATTGCCCAACTGGATAACCCGTTCTTCCTGATCCTCGACGGCGTGACCGATCCACACAACCTCGGCGCATGCCTGCGTAGCGCAGATGCGGCAGGTGTTCATGCGGTGATTGTGCCGCGTGACCGTTCTGCACAGCTGAACGCGACAGCCAAGAAAGTGGCCTGCGGCGCGGCGGAAAACGTACCGCTGATCCGCGTGACCAACCTGGCGCGCACCATGCGTCAGCTACAGGAAGAGAACATCTGGATCGTCGGCACCGCTGGCGAAGCCGATCACACCCTGTACCAGAGCAAAATGACGGGCCGTATGGCGCTGGTGATGGGTGCAGAAGGCGAAGGGATGCGTCGCCTGACGCGTGAGCATTGCGACGAGCTGATCAGCATTCCGATGGCGGGCAGCGTTTCGTCTCTGAACGTGTCTGTGGCAACGGGCATCTGCCTGTTCGAAGCGGTGCGTCAGCGCGGGTGA
- a CDS encoding L-Proline-Glycine betaine transporter ProP: MTSLILTYASFAVAFFFRPLGAVVFGRIGDRIGRKPTLIIVLVLMTLATAAIGIVPVYASIGIAAPLIITGLRILQGLFAGGEYGGAVSLMTEFAPRGKRGLYGAWQSFTVALGLLAGAGIVALLSAVLTPEALHDWGWRIPFFFALPMGVVALWLRVSMEETPSFVQQKEKPVVAQAQTAATLKAIVMGIARVMVWSAAGYTYLVIMPTYLQSALHTGFNQALLIAVISNIGFALTIIPSGILSDRIGRRTVMVIATALLLILALPLLKILQAESSTLAVKAIVVLIAGGLVGMLAGPGPAMLSEMFPTRVRYTGLGLAYSLSNAIFSGCAGLIITGLIKQTGNLDIPAYYVMATAVVSIVALMTLKKDDHLRSLEE; the protein is encoded by the coding sequence ATGACCAGCCTGATCCTCACCTACGCCTCATTTGCCGTGGCTTTTTTCTTTCGTCCGCTTGGCGCGGTTGTCTTCGGACGCATTGGCGACCGAATCGGTCGCAAGCCAACGCTGATTATTGTGCTGGTGCTGATGACGCTCGCCACTGCTGCCATTGGTATCGTGCCGGTCTACGCCAGTATCGGCATTGCGGCACCGCTGATCATCACCGGGCTGCGCATTCTGCAGGGCTTGTTTGCCGGGGGTGAGTATGGCGGTGCGGTGTCGCTGATGACCGAGTTTGCCCCACGCGGGAAACGCGGTCTGTACGGCGCGTGGCAATCCTTTACCGTTGCGCTCGGCCTGCTGGCAGGCGCAGGGATTGTCGCTCTGCTTTCCGCCGTGCTAACGCCAGAAGCGCTGCATGACTGGGGCTGGCGCATCCCGTTCTTCTTCGCCCTACCGATGGGTGTGGTCGCCCTGTGGTTGCGGGTGAGCATGGAAGAGACGCCGAGCTTTGTGCAGCAAAAGGAAAAGCCAGTCGTCGCCCAGGCGCAAACCGCTGCCACCCTCAAGGCGATTGTGATGGGGATTGCCCGCGTAATGGTGTGGTCTGCCGCCGGGTATACCTATCTGGTGATTATGCCGACCTATTTACAATCCGCGTTGCACACCGGTTTTAACCAGGCGCTGCTGATTGCGGTAATTTCAAATATTGGCTTTGCGCTGACGATTATCCCGTCGGGTATCCTGAGCGACCGCATCGGGCGGCGTACGGTAATGGTGATTGCGACTGCGCTGCTGCTGATCCTCGCCCTGCCTTTACTGAAGATTTTGCAGGCGGAATCCAGCACGCTGGCGGTCAAAGCGATTGTAGTGTTGATTGCGGGCGGTCTGGTGGGAATGCTGGCGGGTCCTGGCCCGGCGATGCTGTCGGAGATGTTCCCGACGCGTGTTCGTTACACCGGCCTTGGGCTGGCCTATTCGCTGTCGAACGCGATCTTCTCAGGCTGCGCGGGTTTGATTATTACGGGGTTGATTAAGCAGACCGGGAATCTGGATATTCCGGCGTATTACGTAATGGCGACGGCGGTGGTGAGTATTGTCGCGCTGATGACGCTCAAGAAAGACGACCATCTTCGGTCGCTGGAGGAGTAG
- a CDS encoding Acyl-CoA dehydrogenase, whose translation MHWQTHTVFNQPVPLSNSNLFLSDCALHEAVAREGADWDSEFLASIGQQLGTAESLELGRLANTNPPELLRYDPRGERLDDVRFHPAWHLLMQGLCANRVHNLPWEDEARKGSFVARAARFVLHAQVEAGTLCPITMTFAATPLLQQTLPKLFHDWLTPLLSDRYDPHLAPGVQKRGLLIGMGMTEKQGGSDVLSNTTRAEKCNDGSYRLIGHKWFFSVPQSDAHLVLAQAKGGLSCFFLPRILPDGQRNSVRLERLKDKLGNRSNASSEVELMNASGWLLGEEGEGVRQILKMGGLTRFDCALGSHGLMRRALSVALYHAHQRQTFGKNLVDQPLMREVLSRMALQLEGQTALLFRLARAWDRRDDPQESAWARLFTPTAKYSVCKGGMPFVAEAMEVLGGVGYCEESELPRIYREMPVNSIWEGSGNIMCLDVLRVLAKHSGIIDVLHEDFAQVKGQDRHFDRGWRQLQQKLRKPQEAQGREIASQLYLLGAGAQMLRHASPPVAQAWCRMMLDPRGGSLLSEQVQNDLLLRATGRVG comes from the coding sequence ATGCACTGGCAGACACACACGGTTTTTAATCAGCCTGTACCGCTGTCGAACAGTAATCTGTTTTTGTCCGATTGCGCCTTGCACGAGGCAGTGGCGCGTGAAGGGGCCGACTGGGACAGCGAATTTCTCGCCAGCATTGGTCAGCAGCTTGGCACGGCAGAATCCCTGGAGCTGGGGCGTCTCGCCAACACCAATCCACCGGAGTTGTTGCGTTACGATCCGCGAGGAGAGCGACTTGATGATGTGAGATTCCATCCAGCCTGGCATTTGCTGATGCAGGGACTGTGCGCTAACCGAGTCCATAATCTGCCCTGGGAAGATGAGGCCCGCAAAGGTTCGTTTGTCGCTCGCGCTGCGCGATTTGTGCTCCATGCGCAGGTAGAAGCGGGAACACTTTGCCCGATAACAATGACGTTCGCCGCCACGCCGCTACTCCAGCAGACGCTTCCCAAACTTTTCCATGACTGGCTTACGCCTCTGCTGAGCGATCGCTACGATCCACATCTGGCCCCTGGCGTGCAAAAGCGTGGGCTGCTGATCGGCATGGGAATGACTGAAAAGCAGGGGGGCTCGGACGTGCTGAGTAACACCACACGGGCGGAAAAATGTAATGACGGGAGCTATCGACTGATTGGGCATAAATGGTTTTTCTCCGTGCCGCAAAGCGATGCCCATCTGGTGCTGGCGCAGGCCAAAGGGGGATTATCATGCTTTTTCCTCCCGCGTATTCTCCCAGATGGGCAGCGTAATAGCGTCCGACTGGAACGCCTGAAAGACAAGCTCGGCAACCGCTCGAACGCCAGCAGCGAAGTCGAATTGATGAATGCCTCAGGCTGGCTGCTGGGTGAAGAGGGCGAGGGTGTAAGACAGATCCTGAAAATGGGCGGACTGACGCGCTTTGATTGTGCGTTAGGTAGCCACGGGCTGATGCGCCGCGCGCTGTCCGTCGCGCTGTACCATGCACATCAGCGCCAGACGTTTGGTAAAAATCTAGTCGACCAGCCGCTAATGCGCGAAGTATTAAGCCGGATGGCGCTGCAGCTCGAAGGACAAACCGCGCTGCTGTTCCGTCTGGCGCGCGCATGGGATCGGCGCGACGATCCGCAAGAATCTGCCTGGGCGCGGCTCTTTACCCCTACGGCGAAATACAGCGTGTGCAAAGGGGGGATGCCGTTTGTCGCCGAAGCAATGGAAGTGCTTGGGGGCGTCGGTTATTGCGAAGAGAGCGAGCTGCCTCGCATCTACCGTGAGATGCCGGTGAACAGTATCTGGGAAGGCTCGGGCAATATCATGTGCCTGGATGTCCTGCGGGTGCTGGCGAAACATTCTGGAATTATTGATGTTTTGCATGAAGACTTCGCGCAGGTGAAAGGTCAGGATCGCCATTTTGATCGTGGCTGGCGGCAGTTGCAGCAAAAATTACGCAAACCGCAGGAAGCGCAGGGCAGGGAGATCGCTTCGCAACTCTATTTATTGGGAGCCGGTGCGCAAATGTTGCGACACGCATCGCCTCCTGTGGCGCAGGCGTGGTGTCGCATGATGCTGGACCCCCGTGGCGGCTCGCTGTTGAGCGAACAGGTGCAAAACGACCTGCTGCTGCGCGCCACAGGGCGAGTGGGCTAG